Proteins encoded by one window of Ostrinia nubilalis chromosome 23, ilOstNubi1.1, whole genome shotgun sequence:
- the LOC135083324 gene encoding inverted formin-2-like encodes MDEIRRILVFILCGISAVTALSGKAYYCRDPDTGKFHPANSTWPSTTFCGNYTCKLRKKVTPKVHLRELNLTKINLTQNSEARNVDADADGQFSASNITPQILIPVNAPDNGIEKTRFKSQLQDELNNIQERLKQKIDLEGGDRFLTETEIKTISDMLHNVKKSDLEAIVDIYNLAQDIYKEMDKMTSENIIEETMRFAQNFKARSNSGHSSYWYDPVNKYHKPDMEHQGSNTVPTTVQPQPVANPSTYFSGPLSRTDFGKLPYYYPLSSFQRQASYIHPAYSPQAQPQPVYPSYIPQPHPQPPPPYVKPPCSNKNVAAGYPPPLPPQYYPPPQNLPPVNYPPPQSYPPPPQNYGGVLKRPFTVETQKQIQPSMLLPYPFSYIPHNVSSYPFNINYAENPWARFDVNNKNNVPSKTTNEQTPDNTIADTDTKPDKEQTKPKTDFKAKTEEEKANILDSKLLESLLNGKLHNKKPEWQTDPLPAKVLEEVRAHFEEKAKLFKPFSLRKKVKLERVGKVVKLDELHRERRSIDTGAKEERIEIEEDYEAFIEKTTCQSDNDPGFFRMGNLSEPYPACCPQRIDNNSR; translated from the exons CTTACTACTGCAGAGATCCGGACACCGGGAAATTTCACCCAGCAAACAGTACGTGGCCCTCCACAACGTTTTGCGGGAACTACACGTGCAAATTAAGAAAGAAGGTGACACCGAAGGTCCATTTGAGAGAACTTAACCTCACTAAAATCAACCTAACTCAAAATTCCGAAGCTAGAAACGTAGACGCAGATGCCGATGGACAATTCTCCGCTAGTAACATCACCCCGCAAATTCTAATACCTGTCAACGCCCCTGATAATGGCATTGAAAAGACTCGTTTTAAATCACAACTCCAAGATGAGCTAAACAACATCCAAGAAAGACTGAAACAAAAGATCGACTTAGAAGGAGGTGACAGATTCCTGACAGAAACCGAAATTAAAACTATATCAGATATGCTGCATAACGTCAAAAAGAGTGACTTGGAAGCTATTGTCGATATTTACAATCTAGCGCAAGATATTTACAAAGAAATGGACAAGATGACGTCAGAGAATATAATAGAAGAGACGATGAGGTTTGCGCAAAATTTCAAAGCTAGATCTAACAGTGGACATAGTTCATATTGGTATGACCCTGTCAATAAATATCATAAGCCAGACATGGAGCACCAAGGGTCAAATACTGTACCCACAACAGTCCAACCTCAACCTGTAGCCAATCCCAGCACGTACTTCTCAGGTCCTCTATCAAGAACTGATTTTGGGAAGCTTCCATATTACTATCCACTATCCAGCTTTCAAAGACAGGCTTCTTATATTCATCCCGCTTACAGCCCTCAAGCACAGCCTCAGCCAGTTTACCCATCTTATATTCCACAGCCCCACCCCCAACCCCCACCACCATATGTGAAACCTCCGTGCAGTAACAAAAATGTGGCAGCAGGGTACCCACCTCCGTTACCTCCCCAATATTACCCGCCACCACAAAACTTACCCCCAGTAAATTATCCACCACCTCAGAGCTACCCACCCCCACCACAAAACTATGGTGGGGTACTAAAACGACCTTTTACAGTTGAGACTCAAAAACAGATCCAACCCTCAATGTTGCTTCCATATCCATTCTCATACATCCCACATAACGTAAGCTCTTACCCTTTCAATATTAATTACGCTGAAAACCCATGGGCTCGATTTGATGTCAACAACAAGAATAATGTACCATCAAAGACTACCAATGAACAGACTCCAGACAACACCATAGCTGATACAGACACAAAACCTGATAAAGAACAAACAAAACCCAAAACTGACTTCAAAGCAAAAACAGAGGAGGAAAAAGCTAACATTTTAGATAGCAAATTACTTGAAAGCTTGTTGAATGGTAAGCTTCATAATAAAAAGCCAGAATGGCAGACCGATCCGTTACCAGCAAAGGTTTTGGAGGAAGTGAGAGCGCATTTTGAAGAGAAAGCAAAATTATTCAAACCTTTTTCGCTAAGGAAAAAGGTGAAGTTGGAAAGAGTGGGTAAAGTTGTGAAATTGGATGAGTTACATAGAGAGAGAAGGAGCATAGATACTGGTGCCAAAGAAGAAAGAATAGAAATTGAAGAAGATTATGAGGCGTTTATAGAGAAAACCAC ctGTCAATCGGACAACGACCCCGGCTTCTTTAGGATGGGCAACCTTTCTGAGCCCTACCCAGCCTGCTGCCCACAAAGGATAGACAATAACAGCCGATAG